From one Lycium barbarum isolate Lr01 chromosome 6, ASM1917538v2, whole genome shotgun sequence genomic stretch:
- the LOC132644237 gene encoding zinc finger BED domain-containing protein RICESLEEPER 2-like has product MEDETSRTTNVSASTPLTESLDSTPEVEQHPVTVKRKAIEPRSAAWPHYDKLIEDGINKAKCKYCGKVLLADATKNGTSGLNKHLKTCYKNPNKVNTSNSKYKQSNLNFPLEGETGDGATWTFDQEVSRRALVEMLILDELPFRFVEKEGFKKFMKKTQPLFRVSSRRTVIRDCYVIFGEERQKFMKYLKETSPRVCLTTDTWTSIQRINYMCLTVHFIDSDWLLHKRILNFQVVTSHKGDEMARCISKCLLDWKLEKIITITVDNASSNDVMVKELHKQMVNWGSNMKCGNHLHVRCMAHILNLIVQDGMKEVGPSIKRVRQMVKYVRQSPARIRKFAECCELKNIDSKKSLCLDVSTRWNSTYLMLDAAQHFESAFDRFDLEDAGLSTYLATHVCEDGSIAGVLESDDWQKVRNMVIFLKRFYDLTEKVSGSLYVTSNGHFEDIVELHNHLRECMEDDDPSLAKMGEKMKEKFVKYWGAPEKMNKVLFIASILDPRNKLEYVGDALEDMLGDEKGSEIKNEVVTYMKSMFEEYVAKFSNASRRSSSLSDLSGQTSDSSSSNTSTKSTKVRNRIQMKRNKQDGTGLGGKSELEKYLSEELEPNDDEDNFDILSWWKAHSPRYKILFEMARDVLAIPISSVASECAFSTGGRILDSFRSSLTPKLVQVVICLQDWRRNEPYPIKVEEDFNDLMKLELGSRGVEYFGKESITDRGNNKRKYENAGVSQISLNAYYKSESDSNEPDNNAEVTDDEDSERDEEDTHFNP; this is encoded by the coding sequence ATGGAAGATGAAACAAGTCGAACAACCAATGTCAGTGCAAGCACACCTCTTACTGAGTCTCTTGATTCAACACCGGAAGTTGAACAACATCCAGTgactgtgaagaggaaagctatagAACCAAGATCTGCTGCTTGGCCGCATTATGATAAGCTCATAGAAGATGGAATTAATAAAGCAAAGTGCAAGTATTGTGGTAAAGTTCTCTTAGCTGATGCAACTAAAAATGGAACAAGTGGACTGAATAAacatttgaaaacttgttataaaAATCCAAATAAAGTTAACACTTCCAATTCTAAGTACAAACAATCAAATTTAAACTTTCCATTAGAAGGTGAAACGGGTGATGGGGCAACTTGGACTTTTGATCAAGAGGTATCTCGGAGGGCTTTAGTTGAGATGTTAATCCTTGATGAGCTTCCTTTTCGTTTTGTTGAAAAGGAAGGTTTTAAGAAGTTTATGAAAAAAACCCAACCTTTATTCCGAGTTTCCTCCCGTAGAACAGTGATTAGGGATTGTTATGTAATTTTTGGTGAAGAGAGACAAAagtttatgaagtatttgaaagaaACATCACCGAGAGTTTGTCTAACCACAGACACATGGACTTCTATACAGAGAATAAATTATATGTGTTTGACAGTACACTTTATTGATAGTGATTGGCTCTTGCATAAACGAATTTTAAACTTTCAGGTTGTTACTAGTCATAAGGGTGACGAAATGGCCCGTTGTATTAGTAAGTGTTTGCTTGattggaaattggagaaaataatCACTATAACTGTAGATAATGCTTCTTCTAATGATGTCATGGTGAAAGAGTTACACAAACAAATGGTTAATTGGGGATCTAACATGAAATGTGGTAACCATCTTCACGTGAGATGTATGGCTCACATTTTGAATCTTATTGTGCAAGATGGCATGAAAGAAGTTGGTCCATCTATCAAACGTGTTAGGCAAATGGTGAAATATGTTAGACAATCGCCAGCAAGGATTAGAAAATTTGCGGAATGTTGTGAACTAAAAAACATAGACAGTAAGAAGTCATTATGTTTAGATGTTTCAACCCGGTGGAATTCGACCTACTTAATGTTGGATGCCGCACAACATTTTGAGAGTGCATTTGATAGGTTTGATCTTGAAGATGCTGGATTGTCAACTTATCTTGCTACTCATGTTTGTGAAGATGGAAGTATTGCAGGTGTACTTGAAAGTGATGATTGGCAAAAGGTGAGAAATATGGTAATATTTCTTAAAAGGTTTTATGATCTAACTGAGAAGGTTTCAGGTTCACTCTACGTCACTTCTAATGGTCACTTTGAAGATATAGTTGAGCTTCACAATCATTTGAGAGAGTGTATGGAAGACGATGATCCTTCTTTGGCAAAAATGggagaaaaaatgaaagaaaagtttgTCAAGTATTGGGGTGCTCCTGAAAAAATGAATAAAGTGCTTTTTATTGCCTCTATCTTAGATCCTCGTAACAAACTTGAGTATGTTGGCGACGCACTTGAGGATATGCTTGGAGATGAAAAGGGGAGTGAAATAAAAAATGAAGTGGTGACTTACATGAAATCTATGTTTGAAGAGTATGTAGCAAAATTCTCTAATGCATCTCGACGCTCATCTTCTCTCTCTGATTTATCGGGTCAGACATCGGATTCATCTAGCTCTAACACTAGCACAAAATCAACAAAAGTGAGAAATAGGATTCAAATGAAGAGGAACAAACAAGATGGTACAGGTTTGGGTGGTAAGTCGGAGTTGGAAAAGTATCTTAGTGAAGAACTAGAGCCGAATGATGATGAGGACAATTTTGATATCTTGTCATGGTGGAAAGCTCATTCTCCTAGATATAAAATTCTTTTCGAGATGGCTCGTGATGTGTTGGCAATTCCAATTTCTAGTGTGGCATCGGAATGTGCCTTTAGCACCGGGGGCCGTATTCTTGATTCGTTTAGGAGTTCTTTGACTCCGAAATTGGTGCAAGTTGTTATTTGTCTTCAAGATTGGCGTCGAAATGAGCCTTATCCCATAAAGGTTGAAGAAGATTTTAATGATCTTATGAAACTTGAACTTG